A window of the Pseudomonas fluorescens genome harbors these coding sequences:
- a CDS encoding GlxA family transcriptional regulator, translating to MDTFQSTLKLQNIGFRQTTNLVGHERIVRVAFILLDHFSLTTLSTAMDALATGNLINGDTVYRISTYSLQGGLVDSDVGVPIASQRLAVEGFHQDAVIVVGGQRVRLSSSPMLRRVLKRVATAKGVVAGCWNAAFYLADAGLLEGQEFACHGDSRALIGEYFPHLKACTRDFAFGQRRATCANACSALDMTLALMQELGSRSDASLVGEIKRVHQPKTQETLRTDDVRPAAIPKPLNMALSLMEKHIEEPLEIDEIASHVGVSRRQLERRFARYLNAAPNRYYLELRLTRARQLIVQSDRSLTDVALATGFVSYPHFYKRFKDLFGLPPMTFRDYYYANDSGTGRYALAANF from the coding sequence ATGGACACTTTCCAAAGCACATTGAAACTGCAGAACATCGGGTTTCGCCAGACCACGAATCTGGTCGGGCATGAACGCATCGTGCGGGTGGCGTTCATTCTGCTCGATCACTTCTCGCTGACGACCCTTTCGACAGCCATGGACGCGCTGGCCACCGGTAACCTGATCAATGGCGACACGGTTTACAGGATTTCGACTTATTCGCTGCAAGGCGGCCTGGTCGACAGTGATGTCGGCGTGCCGATCGCCTCGCAACGGCTGGCGGTGGAAGGCTTTCATCAGGATGCGGTGATCGTCGTGGGTGGTCAGCGGGTCCGGCTGTCGTCGAGTCCGATGTTGCGTCGGGTACTGAAACGCGTCGCTACTGCCAAAGGCGTGGTGGCGGGTTGCTGGAACGCTGCGTTCTATCTGGCGGATGCGGGATTGCTGGAGGGGCAGGAGTTCGCCTGCCATGGCGATAGTCGTGCATTGATCGGCGAGTATTTCCCGCATTTGAAGGCATGCACTCGGGACTTCGCTTTTGGCCAGCGCCGTGCGACGTGCGCGAATGCCTGCTCGGCGCTGGACATGACCCTGGCGCTGATGCAGGAACTGGGTTCGCGCAGCGATGCTTCATTGGTCGGTGAGATCAAACGGGTACATCAGCCGAAAACCCAGGAAACGCTGCGTACCGACGATGTCCGGCCGGCGGCCATTCCCAAGCCGTTGAACATGGCGCTTTCGTTGATGGAAAAACACATCGAAGAGCCCTTGGAAATTGACGAGATCGCCAGCCATGTCGGTGTTTCCCGCCGCCAGCTGGAGCGACGTTTCGCGCGGTATCTGAATGCCGCTCCCAACCGCTATTACCTGGAATTGCGTCTGACCCGGGCCCGCCAGTTGATCGTGCAAAGCGACCGTTCATTGACGGACGTGGCGTTGGCAACCGGGTTTGTCAGTTATCCGCACTTCTACAAACGCTTCAAGGATCTGTTCGGACTGCCGCCCATGACCTTCCGGGATTACTACTACGCGAACGACTCCGGTACCGGGCGATATGCGCTCGCCGCCAACTTCTGA
- a CDS encoding MFS transporter, translating into MNNVAVSIEDVPLNGFHRLLTIRSAGGSFVDGYVLSIIGVALVHMSRSLALDDFWEGMIAASALIGIFFGGFLGGWLTDVLGRKRLLFVGPTLFIVASLAQLWVDSAVALFFLRLLLGVAVGIEYPVATSLLVEFMPRKYRGPRLATLTIMWFAGAATAYVVGELMFKLWGSDAWRLVLASAAIIGAMLFLVRIGTPESPRWLLSKGRAAEAEAIIKQVYGNDFSLANLPEHRVGEKLTIFNLLHSGYGKRMLFVVVFWTCSVVPLFAVYAFAPKVLAALNLQGDWSSLGSVAITLFFVIGCVISTRIINRVGRRNLLIYSFLCSGLALLGLAVGHAGPNALVLAFFAVYALFIGGAQVLTLVYPNELFPTEIRAFAVGVGTSLSRIGAAAGTYLVPVSLSTLGIAQTMYIAAAVTLVGLVLSWVLAPETRSLNLQQAASLN; encoded by the coding sequence ATGAACAACGTTGCTGTATCAATCGAGGATGTACCGCTCAATGGTTTTCATCGTCTGCTGACGATCCGTTCGGCCGGTGGCTCCTTTGTCGACGGGTATGTTCTGAGCATCATCGGTGTGGCGCTGGTGCACATGTCCAGGTCTCTGGCGCTGGACGATTTCTGGGAAGGCATGATTGCCGCCTCGGCGCTGATCGGCATTTTCTTTGGCGGTTTTCTTGGCGGCTGGCTGACTGATGTATTGGGGCGCAAGCGTCTGCTGTTTGTCGGGCCGACCCTGTTTATCGTGGCCTCGCTGGCGCAACTGTGGGTCGACTCGGCGGTGGCGTTGTTTTTTCTGCGGCTGCTGCTGGGAGTGGCGGTCGGTATCGAGTACCCGGTGGCGACTTCGCTGCTGGTCGAGTTCATGCCGCGCAAATATCGCGGCCCGCGTCTGGCAACGCTGACAATCATGTGGTTCGCCGGGGCTGCAACGGCGTATGTCGTGGGCGAGCTGATGTTCAAGCTGTGGGGCTCCGATGCCTGGCGGCTGGTGCTGGCCAGCGCGGCGATCATCGGCGCCATGCTGTTTCTGGTGCGCATCGGCACCCCCGAGTCGCCACGCTGGCTGCTGAGCAAGGGCCGCGCCGCCGAAGCCGAAGCGATCATCAAACAGGTCTACGGTAACGACTTCTCCCTGGCCAATCTTCCCGAACACCGGGTGGGCGAGAAGCTGACGATCTTCAACCTGCTGCACTCCGGTTATGGCAAACGCATGCTGTTTGTCGTGGTGTTCTGGACTTGCTCGGTGGTGCCGCTGTTCGCCGTGTATGCCTTTGCGCCGAAGGTGCTGGCCGCGCTGAATCTGCAGGGCGACTGGTCATCCCTGGGGTCGGTGGCGATTACTTTGTTCTTTGTCATCGGCTGCGTGATTTCGACCCGGATCATCAACCGCGTCGGCCGACGCAATCTGCTGATCTACAGCTTTCTCTGCTCCGGCCTTGCGCTGCTCGGGCTGGCCGTCGGACACGCCGGGCCCAATGCGCTGGTGCTCGCGTTCTTTGCCGTTTACGCCTTGTTCATCGGTGGCGCCCAGGTGCTGACGCTGGTGTACCCCAATGAACTGTTCCCCACGGAAATCCGCGCCTTCGCGGTCGGCGTCGGCACGTCACTGTCGCGCATCGGCGCGGCGGCGGGGACTTATCTGGTGCCCGTTTCCCTGAGCACGCTGGGCATTGCCCAGACCATGTACATCGCGGCGGCCGTCACGTTGGTCGGCCTGGTGCTGTCGTGGGTGCTCGCACCGGAAACCCGCTCGCTCAACCTGCAACAGGCTGCCTCGCTGAATTGA
- a CDS encoding NAD(P)/FAD-dependent oxidoreductase, whose amino-acid sequence MKVSSLPADDDSCGWFHLSRPRSPEPGHRGHSSARWVVVGAGFTGLAAARQLALNFPDDEVVLIEAQEVGLGPSGRNAGFAIDLPHDIGAEDYIGDIDLARISLKLNLEGQSILRNLVDQFGIDCQMKACGKYQAAVEERGIAVLEAYRRGLDKLGQPYQMIEAEELPEHLGTRFYRKALFTPGAVLVQPSALVKGLADSLPANVTLYERTPILEVEYGAKTLLKHAHGSITADKLILANNSFGMRFGFLQGRMLPIYTYASITRPLTDEEQSRLGGKPYWGAIPADPFGTTVRRTPDNRLLIRNSFSFNPDGRSNSKYNERFVRRHRASFDQRFPMLPGVEFEYTWGGALAMSRNHNGFFGELAPNVYGALGCNGLGVTRGTVTGKLLADWLAGQRDGLIDFLLQAPGPTGNPPEPFLSLGVNMNLKWGQYRAGRES is encoded by the coding sequence ATGAAAGTCAGTTCGCTGCCCGCCGATGATGACAGCTGTGGCTGGTTCCACCTGAGCCGGCCACGCAGCCCCGAGCCCGGCCATCGCGGCCACAGCTCGGCGCGTTGGGTGGTCGTGGGGGCCGGCTTCACCGGTCTGGCGGCGGCCCGCCAGCTCGCGCTGAACTTCCCCGACGATGAAGTGGTGCTGATCGAAGCGCAGGAAGTGGGGTTGGGGCCGTCCGGTCGCAATGCCGGTTTCGCAATCGATCTGCCCCACGACATCGGGGCCGAGGACTATATCGGCGATATCGACCTGGCCAGGATCAGTCTGAAGCTGAACCTGGAAGGCCAGTCGATCTTGCGCAATCTGGTCGATCAGTTCGGTATCGATTGCCAGATGAAAGCCTGCGGCAAGTATCAGGCCGCCGTGGAAGAACGCGGCATCGCGGTGCTGGAGGCTTATCGCCGGGGTCTCGACAAGCTCGGTCAGCCGTACCAGATGATCGAGGCCGAAGAATTGCCCGAGCATCTGGGCACCCGTTTCTACCGCAAGGCGTTGTTCACCCCCGGCGCGGTGCTGGTTCAGCCGTCGGCGCTGGTGAAGGGCCTGGCGGACAGTTTGCCGGCGAACGTCACCCTGTACGAACGCACGCCGATTCTGGAAGTGGAATACGGCGCCAAGACTTTGCTCAAGCACGCTCACGGCAGCATCACCGCCGACAAACTGATCCTGGCCAACAACTCGTTCGGCATGCGCTTCGGTTTTCTGCAGGGCCGCATGTTGCCGATCTACACCTACGCCAGCATCACCCGCCCGCTGACCGACGAGGAGCAGTCGCGTCTGGGCGGCAAACCGTACTGGGGCGCGATCCCGGCCGACCCGTTCGGCACCACGGTGCGGCGCACGCCCGACAACCGTTTGCTGATCCGCAACAGTTTCAGCTTCAACCCCGATGGCCGCAGCAACAGCAAATACAACGAACGCTTCGTGCGTCGGCACCGCGCGTCGTTCGATCAGCGCTTCCCGATGTTGCCGGGTGTGGAGTTTGAATACACCTGGGGCGGGGCGCTGGCCATGTCGAGGAACCACAACGGCTTCTTCGGCGAACTGGCGCCGAACGTGTACGGCGCGCTCGGCTGCAATGGCTTGGGTGTCACCCGTGGCACGGTCACCGGCAAGTTGTTGGCCGACTGGCTGGCGGGGCAGCGCGACGGCTTGATCGATTTCCTGTTGCAGGCCCCGGGGCCGACGGGCAATCCGCCCGAACCGTTTCTGTCGCTGGGCGTGAACATGAACCTGAAGTGGGGGCAATACCGCGCCGGCCGCGAAAGTTGA